A region of the Mobula birostris isolate sMobBir1 unplaced genomic scaffold, sMobBir1.hap1 scaffold_532, whole genome shotgun sequence genome:
gtaaattggatgagacactgtctttgggagaagccagactgtggtagcagatggttgcctctctgactggagacctgtgactagtggtgtgccacagggatcagtgctggatctgttgctgtttgtcatctatgtcagatatctggatgataacatggttagctgtatcagcaaatttgtggctgacaccaaggctgggggtgtagtggacagtgaggaagactatcatggcttgcagagcaaTCTGGACACACTGGAAAAAATGCGTTGAGAAacagaaaatggaatttaatgcagacaggtgtgaagtgttgcacgttagtaggaacaaggtcttacacagtgactggtcgggcTCTGAGGAGTGATGTAGaaggaagggatctgggaacgCAGGTCCATAGTTCACTAAAAGTGGTGCCCCAGTTAGATAGGGACGGAAAGAAAGAttgtggcacattggccttcataaaccaaagtactgagtacaggagatggatgttatgttgacgttgtataagaaattggtgaggcctaatttgcactgttgtgtgcagttttggtcacctacctacaggaaagatgttagaggttgaaagagttcagagaaaatttgcaaggatgttgccacgtCTGGAGAATttgattataaggaaagattgaacagatcaGGCCTTTATTtgttggaacgtagaagattgaggggagatttgatggaggagtaccaaaattatgaggggtatagatagggtcaatgcaagctggcttttaccactgagattgggtgggaccacaaccagaggccatgggttaagagtgaaaggtgaaacgttaaggggaaaatgaggggaaacttcttcacacagttgGTCAttcgggtgtggaatgagcagttaGCACAAATGGTGAATGTGAGCTCAATCTCGACACTTAAGAGGTATgagtaggtacctggatggtagagatatgggagtagaaagtttagttcagcacaaactagataggctgaagagtctctttctgtgttgtacttttctatgactgtgacaagaaccttaaataatactaatattcactttaattccttttaacagaccaaccattcatctcagcagcaaATTTTTATACGGTGtttaaactgtggcactttaaattaacagtacataaaagaaaatcccagctgcaggtcaacaaaggctatttgtgtgagagtgtttcagttactgtggagcCAGAGACCTatgtagctcagtgggaacagggaataataccagtggagagagtcaaactgatcCAAGTCACATATTTGAgacggcagaaatgccccattcgtatagagacaggaagagcaacaGAGAGTTTAATTCCAGATACCAGATACCATTTAATTCCATATACCAGCACTCTgcacagttagaagatgatttctccttccaacttgggttgactgtcactgtaacagtgtgatgtcagatcacaccttggtgactaaagtaatctcatctgaaatgttgtccttcacccattgatggattttgtaaatctttttacaggttaaaaactaCAAGGATTTTTTCTATgggaatcttgaacacaacacaccagttttgctgtctctgtccagatatttaagaagtggagcaagagaaccactcgatcatccttcctcctcagactgtggggagggatttactcgatcatctgactgactggcacgcccatcattttacacatggggagaggccattcacttgctcagactgttggAATGGATTCCCTCAGTCATCtcagctgaaggtacatcagtaaGTTCACACTggtcaaggccattcacctgttctgttggtgagaagggattcagtcggtcttcccacctgtggacacaccagacagttcacactgggcagaggctagtcatctggtgaatttgtgggaaggattcacttggtcatctgacctcatggctcaccagcgagtccacactggggagaagccattcacctgctcagaatgtgggaagggattcactcgttcatccaccctacagagtcaccagcgagttcacacaggggacaggccattcacctgctcagactgtgggaagggattcactttgtcatctcagctactgagccaccagtcagttcacaccggggagtggccattcaactgttcagactgtgggaagggtttcacttggtcacctgacctactggtgcaccagcgagttcacaccggagagaggccgtttacctgttcagtctgtgggaagagattcactcggtcatccgacctacagagtcatcagcgagttcacactggggagaagccgttcacctgctcagaatgtggaaagggattcactcagtcatccaacctacagagtcataagcgagttcacactggggagaagccctttacctgctcagactgtgggaagagattctctcattcATTTCACGTACTGacccaccagcgagttcacactggggagaagccgttcacctgctcagaatgtgggaagggattcaatcagtcatccaccctactgagtcaccagcgacttcacactggggagaggccgttcacctgctcagaatgtgggaagagattcactcgatcatccgaCCTACTgagtcaccaacgagttcacactggagagaagccttTCACCTGTTCAGAATGTGCAAAGAGATTCAGTCGATCATCTGacttacagagtcatcagcgagttcacactggagagaagccgtttacctgctcagaatgtgggaagagattcactcgatcatccaccctacagcgtcacctgcgagttcacactggggagaagccgttcatctgctcagtctgtgggaagagattcactcgatcatccaccctacagagtcatcagcgagttcacactggggaggggccgttcacctgctcagactgtgggaaaggattcactcagtcatcccaactactggcacaccagtcagttcacattgggGAGCGGGCGTTGATATGAATCTCGAGGTTTCATttcctgtggactgtcattttaggggagagagagagagagagagagattgagaaggtgAATCAGTCTGACTTGTAGCTTGTTTACATCACTcgcagcttgtttagttttaaccgaggacacagacactcagagtcagacagagacaaaggagaaaaaatggaaggatcgaaagaagggaactagtggccaagggtcactgtttagaactttcctatgcccacaagggtgggttaattattgATTCAGTGAACATCGAATGTCTGGTTATCACCTCATTTGATCCATTGGAGTGGATCGGAtttgtgaagaccacttatgtctTATGTGCCTGGGTATGGTCTGGTAATTCACTTGAAGAtgataccccttgtgacaagtccctttcggtgataattcgtaCGTGGATTTAGAACgacaaggataaaatctacagcgactgttctcTTGTTTTACCACCGTGGAACCTATGGAATTTGACATAATTGCCTTgtctcgacatttaccctggattacaaatatctctctctcatcaactattccatggatgaactgaactttcatactttaccatctcaagaccctatctcaatagtttgggagttatatttaaatatatatatatatatacacacacacacacacacacgtaacactgttcaattttgtttatCTTGTTTTAGTTACTAtcttataagtagatactaataaagatagtgattttaacatcaaaaccagactccaggtgtagtctattGCTACTGGTTTGTTTCTAAAGCATTACGGTTTgtaacaaaattggggcctgcgtccgggatatgaacaaatttggGGGCATATTGATTATCAGTTTCATtggggaaatcccttttgatttatttgtgtgtgaaaaatcagcagcaatggatgttgatagatttctgcaagcgccaacctctgaagcattagaggatgccagaaggattgagttgttgagtCTTGCTAAAAAGTTAAAACTTGGAAAGGTGAAATTGACAATgaggtcacagatgcagaggataataaCTGAGCATTGTTTATCcaagggtgtgtttaaagtggaggagttggaggtgtttcctgaaagtaaacccaCTGAGTTTGCGCTCCtgtacaagttagaaaaattaaagatggaggctgCAGAATGGCAGAGgcagcttgaggctagagaggcagaaaaacagagggaggAAGCAAAACGACAGAGGCTGTATGAGCTGGAAAAGATAGATTGCTGCAAAGGGGTCTAATGTTacactctggtgataagtttgagtccagtcaggaagttaaattagtacctccatttgatgaggcagaggttgataaatacttcca
Encoded here:
- the LOC140193358 gene encoding uncharacterized protein isoform X2 produces the protein MAHQRVHTGEKPFTCSECGKGFTRSSTLQSHQRVHTGDRPFTCSDCGKGFTLSSQLLSHQSVHTGEWPFNCSDCGKGFTWSPDLLVHQRVHTGERPFTCSVCGKRFTRSSDLQSHQRVHTGEKPFTCSECGKGFTQSSNLQSHKRVHTGEKPFTCSDCGKRFSHSFHVLTHQRVHTGEKPFTCSECGKGFNQSSTLLSHQRLHTGERPFTCSECGKRFTRSSDLLSHQRVHTGEKPFTCSECAKRFSRSSDLQSHQRVHTGEKPFTCSECGKRFTRSSTLQRHLRVHTGEKPFICSVCGKRFTRSSTLQSHQRVHTGEGPFTCSDCGKGFTQSSQLLAHQSVHIGERALI